The DNA region AGAAGAAAGTGCAGAAGCAGCAAAACTGCGCGAGGAAAGGCTCAAAGCTTACAATGAGAAGAAGTCCAAGAAACCAGAACTTATTGCCAAATCCAGCATTCTTTTGGATGTCAAACCTTGGGATGATGAAACTGATATGAAAGAACTTGAAAAAGCCACCAGGTGATTTTTTCTATGAATACTACCAAATGAGATTATCAATGtgtggtttttaattttcagatcTGTTGAGATGGATGGCCTTATCTGGGGTGCCTCAAAACTTGTGCCAGTTGGTTATGGTATCAACAAATTGCAAATCATGTGTGTCATTGAAGATGCTAAGGTGTCTGTTGATGAATTAGTTGAAAAGATCCAAGAGTTTGAAGATTTTGTACAATCTGTTGATATTGCTGCTTTTaacaagatttaattttattgtaatattgcaatgaattatatatctaattatatgttttacatattttattactgtgttttattaataattttaatttttctctaatttcttcaaatggcaattttcacatttttaattagaaaaaacaaaaaaacttgacaaaaacttatttttgatattgaaaTGCTTAatctttttcaatatatatatatatatatatatatataaggataatacatatttatatttatcaaatatgtttttcagGAAGTTAAAAGtgatatattgatatataataataaacatacttTGTTCCTAAATAttgtaatcattaaaaaaatacatatacatatgtaACTAATGCAATTgtacaacttttttttattttcattaattaattagtacattctttagtattaattttattcttaattttttgatttcaaaaacTTAAGAGAAATATTACAggatcataataataaataaatctaaagatagaaattagaaatttttatttacactcACACCTGTAATCTATAAGACATACTTGAGAGCTTTACAAACAGAAcagtcaatttaaattattattttaaccacAAACAAAATGGAACAAATTAGACATTCCTTTTAATGGCATCTTCAATTTCACCCATGTATCCTTTGAATTTTTGCCATTGTTCCATGGTCAACATGATACCTTTCTTGCCTGGTTTAAGTTCACCACCAGCATCATAAAATTCTCTGATGTTGACATACCATTTTCCTTTAAATTCGGATAATTTTACGAATCTATTCTTGCCCAGGTCCCAGCTATTTTCATCTTCGCCGGATTTATTCGATGTTGAAGAAGGTTTCGGTTTTTTAGGCGCCGGTCCTCTCTAtatattgagaaaaaaatttaacggTAACGAGTACATAACAATTAAAACCGATACTTACATCCTCTGGACCAGAATCGGAGTCTGAGGATTCTTCCTTCTTGTTTTTCTTTGGCATGATTGCAATTTGTTTTCAGTATATCTTCGACCGGCGAAAAAATATATGCGTTATCTATGAGTTTCGGAAAACAAATGATGTTGGAACATGCGTGCAAACTGCAGGGcgccaaatataaattacgttaagttatatttacactattttacaatatttaattttacctttATTTTGTTACACAAATACCGTTTTCGAGTGAgatatattttacagatttttgaGTAATCAAACGGTATGCTtacttgttaataaaataataaaaacatacaaaaaaagtcatcaaatttgaatagtCGTAAAAACGCCCCTTAACAAAAGTAGTTCTAACTTAGCCTAACCTTAAAATATACCGCCAAATGTTTTCGTTTAAATAACTGACAGTTGCAAAAAACACTACaagcattattaaaattggtaatatataatataattatatttgcaaTCATAACAAATTGTCATTATAGTTAACATGCAACCAATTGAAGTGGCAATTCCTGCATTCTCAACATGGAAAATGATAAACGAAACAGTGCCAGATTTACTCAAGGACTGCAGTGAAATCGGCCTAAAACGCCTGGCGAACATTATACAATCTAAGAAATATTCTAACGTATTTATTTACGAAAGAGATCCGACTTTATCTTATGATTCTTATGAAGACATCATTACGAAATACAAATCATTTACAACATGGCTTTTAGGGCAATTGGTTTATATGATCAGTTGTGATAAAGTGTCCAGAATACATGAATTGATAGTGGATACACAGTTGACAATTTTGGATAATTTATCCAAGACTCACTTACATGTTTATAATGAATTAGCTGATGAGTATAGCAAAACTTTAGATTTACTGGTGCAGACTTACAGGAGTGAAGAAGGACGAGATTTGGAgatttttattcctttagtaCCAGGGGAGTTAAGTActaagttaaatttaagtccaaaattgatcaaaattgataataaaacgatggctttaaatataattgaaaaattgtttaaagtttttgcatatattctaaaacaaaattttgaattttttagttttgattCTTCAACATACAGAAACTTGGATAATCTAGCCTATTTATTGTCTGAAGATAGTTCAGACATAAGAGTTAAAATATTCCAGTTGTATATTGATATATTGGAAAAGAGTCGGTCATATCATGATGACCACAACTATACTATATTGAAcaagattaatatattttcttcatattttgaacaaacagtctatgaaatatttaataatcaaaacgTCGAACAAATAAGCAATTTTGAACATATACTTATTACATACTTTCAACTTTGCTCTTCTTGCAACAGTGTCCTCATTTCTAATAAGTCAAGATTATgcagttatatttatatgaaaagtcTGAATGATTTTAGATCTGTACCACCTGAGGTTGTAAAGTCTTGTGTTCTAGCAATGAAAACACCACCATTTGATACCAGCAATTTGGAAAAGGtcaaagaaattgttaaattaattgtagagCAGCTcaattttaatgcattttccttgtttaaaaatttaatagcaaAAAACTTGTTGGAAATTTTAACGAAAAAACGCAATCCAAGTTTCTTAAATTTGTATGAAGAGTGCCCTTTTATCAGTAATCTCCAAGAACTATTACTACGGAAAATTGTGTTTGTAACTTGTAGAAGTAATTCATGTCAAAtagagaaattttttaaattttttatccatGTAACTAATACTTTATTGGAGGTAAAATTGCTGTGTTTGAAGAAGGTTAATCGTTGTGcattaatgttttttgacGAAAAACGCCTGTTTCtccctttaattaatatgattatCCAACACTTTAAGAATTGCAGTGACAAACTCgatcaaaaattatacttgAGAACTCTTGTGAATTTTAGTTTTGTCACAAGCTCTGTAAATTTGGATATCATTGTTGCCATAATCTTGTATCCTCATTTGAAACTTGCCACTTTCCATAATGATAATCAGTTCccagaaaattttattggggTTGCCGATATTAATGAACACAAAAAGTGCATTAAAATGTTGTACGCGATGCTAAATAAAGAAGACTTAGATAAGTCGGTTGCCTTGGAGTTTTTAAACCAGTTTTTGGTAATTTTGTCCAGCGGTTTGGTGTCGAATTTAAATGAATCTCAGGTTGTTGATATTCAACGGATTTAcctaaacatattaaattatttggtgCAAAAAAATCCACAGCTTGTGCCTTTGGTATGTATGCTGTCTAATTGAATTATAGATTTATCTTTATGATTCTTTTAGGCGTTGGAACAATTGCCGATCATACTGTCGTGGTTTCCAAACGTTGATCAAGTATTTTCATCCGTTTTACCATTACTTGAACATTCCGAAAAGGTGGTTAAAGAAAGCGCCATTAAAACTTTACCAGGTATAATTTGTCAGTCATTGTCCGACtatataaaagtattacaCTGGAACGCGCCCGAGGATCGGCTCGTCATACGCTTCCACTGCAGAACATGCCACATTGGTGACAGAAATATCCAAGACTTTCTTGAAGAACATTATCAAGGTATCGTGGAGGCCGTAAATTTTACGAGAAGTCGCTTAGATTTTAACTCCAATATTCCTACCGTGTTTAAACACATCCTGCGACATATTTCAACTGGACCTGCCGAATTGAAAATCGCATCTTTGGATACTCTTCCGCAACTATGTCAGCATGTGATAATGTTTCACACCTCGAGTTCGGCCAAATTTTGGACGGAAACATGCGGCGATACAAACCGGGAGGTCAGGAAGAAGTTTACcaatattgttttcaaaacGCTCAAATGCgctcaagtaatttttttatgtttcaatgtatttaagttaattgcattttatttGCAGGATCTTCGTACCTTGTCCGAAGAcattaaaaaggaaaattttgaaacgCTGTTTGCGGCTGTTCTCAGATTTACGAAAAAATCACTGCAATTCTCCGATTTGGATTACCAAGACACGCTTTTGGAGACAATAGGCGAAATTGCAAGAGTGAAAACTGAGTTTGTGCAGCAAAATTGTCTCAAAGTACTCATGTACTTTATCATAGTCCCAACATCTAAAATGTCGTTGATTGCCATGAACAAATGTTTTCAACTGGCGAAGTACCACAACGAGACGACTAAGGATATGTTTGTGAAATACAAAAGAGAACTATGCGACATTATTGCACATTTGTGCTGTATCAATCAGGGACTTGTTAACTACAATTTGTCCACGTCATTGGGCAAAGTATCAGTGTTGTTTGGATTCTGCGGGCCAAAAGATTTTGTCTCGCAATGTTCGAGCCATTTGTTGCCGTTTCTCGTCGCCAAAGTCGTCACCATGCCCAAAGTCACAAAACTGATAGAAGAATTCTCTCGATTAATAGATATAGAAACAGCCGAACTGTTGGCAAGTAAATACGGTAACATATTCTTGCACGTATTCTTGCACGATAAAGACAATTTCGACGAGATTTCGAATTACTTGGAACGCACGACTGGCCTCACAGGTCCTAGTCTTAGAAAACGAAACTTCAGAGTAAGCCATTTAGTATGttccacaaaaattattacaaataatatttacaggtGATATTAAACGAGCTTCTACTGAATTTCTATGAAAAACGCGAAAGAGTCCTGCTCGCCCTGCGGCTCCTATCCATGGAAGATACTGAAAGAACCGGCAACGACATACCTGACTATTTGCAATCGTTGTTTCTCGGCGTCCTCCAGTATTTCGATGTGAAACTGCTGTCGAAAAAGGATACTgtgctgctcagtctggctgAATTGTTCAAATTCATGGGCCCGAAACACATAACGCCGTTAAAGTTCAAGATCATTGCGATGCTGCAAAGCGGTAAATACGGCAGCTCGCCCAAACTGAATTGCGAAGTTTGGTCGGCGTTCATCCACAGTTGCGACGTGGAGTCGCTCGCACCTCAGCTCGCCACCATTTTCGTTTCCATCTTGCCCTACCTCGATTCCTGTAGTGAGagtgtcaataatatttttagatatttggtCGTCGAAAATGAAAGGCACACCAACGAGTTCATACCCGATTTGTTTTTTGTCAACAATCACAATGTTGATAAGAATGtgcttaagaaaataaaaagccACTTAAAGTCATTAGATGAGTTGAgtttaaaggaaaaaattaaactgtttctCAAGTATCTTAAGCACGAGACGAATGAAGTGCGAATCCGTGCCATGGAACACTTGAAGGTGTTTATGGAGCAGAACAGGGAGGAGTTGGATCAAATGATTTTAGGCTATAATGGAATTGACCAAGTAATGGTTGATTTAATTGATCTACTTACGTTGGCTTGCCGAGAGAAAGACGTGGCCTTGAAGTTGGCATGTGGAAATGTTATTGCGGAACTTGGAGCAGTTGAACCCACTCATCTTCCGAGAAGGTGCTTCTGCATCTGTTATAGCtgctttaaaacttttaataaacaagaatTTTGGTTTTAGATATGCTCGTGACAGTAAATCTTTCAATTTCTTCTTACATGAAGACAGCTTCATTAGAAACACATTGAATGAGCTCATTAAAGCTTTACAGACGGAGAAGAATACTCATGTAGGCAACAAAACTTATGTACACAACTCATATAAATCCAATTGTTTTTAGAGTATGGATAGGTTCGCGTTGGCAATTCAGGAAATATTGAAAGTTTTTGAAGTGTCACCGGATGTTAACAGTTCAAGAAATCATGTGTGGAAACAGTTTTCGGAATCTCAACAGGAATTAATGTTGCCTTTACTTTCGTCGCGTTATATGATGGCTCAAATCGAAAATCGGGATTATAATTACCCCATCTACGGTTCACACGTTGGAATGTCTTTCGAATCGTGGCTACACAagttagtataaaaataaacgaccGAGAATCTTTATAAGCCTTAACATTTCTTTGTAGTTGGACGTACAGTATGATATTAAATCTCACGGAtgagaaaaaaaatcttttactgGCGTGTATGCCGAGCATGAAACAAGATCATCGTATATTGATTCACTTTCTACCGCACATTCTGCTTCACGCTTTGCTGGAAGGAACTGTTAGATTTACCGAAAATTGTATCGTTGAAGTTCAAGCAGTGACAAATGCATTTAAAAACGTCCAAAAATtgaacgaaaatattttaaatgtaagcaTAATCCAACtatagttaatatatttaaaaacatacgaTTTTAGCGGAGAACTCTTCCTTTGCCGGGAGCAGAAGTGGTGCATCAAGTCATAACTCCAGAAGAAGTTAAACAACAACAAGCCACAAAAGTGGTGTTCTTGctattagattttatagatcgTTGGCTTCGAGAATGGGATTGGTTAAAAGGACAGTCCGGTAGTAACGACAAGAGCTATCTATGTCTAAAAGTATTATTCCAAATTTTCATTCTTAAACAAGCGATATAATGTTTCTAATGTTTGTTTCAGAACTTCCAAAAGAAGTTTTGCAAGTTGCATTTGGCAAGATGCAATTATCATAGCGGAGAATATCCGAGGGCGTTAATGTATCTGGAAGATTATATAACAACGAATCCAGAACAAAAGGACAATCATCTATCTTTTCTAGCCgaggtaaatatttaactttcctTGACGTCTaaacaaatagttttttttagatttacgCTCAACTAGACGAGCCGGATGGAGTCGCTGGTGTGACAGCGTTAAGACAAAAAGAACCATCAGTGGAAGAGCGAATTTTAGCATTGGAAGTTTCTGGAAAATTGGCTGACGTCGCAGCTTGTTACGAAAGAATGACACCCCCACTAAAACTGCATCACCTACAAGTACCCATgtgaaatgataatttaaataattgcaaaattaaatctaattgtTTCAGGGTTTGATACAATGCTATTTGGATCTGGACAACGTGAATACGGCCTTAAATTTCGCCCAGGGTGCTATTGATTTGCAGCCCGAATTTGGCAACATGCTTTTGGAAATGCAAGCTGAGCCTATGTGGCGTCTGGGTCGTTACGATGAACTCGAAAACTTTCTGAAGAAACCAGACCTACTGGCCAACAATAGTTGGGGTGTGAAAGTGGGAAAAGCACTGCTGCACCTCAAGAATGGTTAATTAGCTTTACTTTAACGCTAACTCGTAAAAATAATCGTGGAAAATTGTAGAATCTCGTGATGATTTCAAGAAGGTTTTGGACGAAATCAAACTTCAACAAGTGGAATCGTTGGGAGCAACGGGAAATGAACTTGGTTTATATCAGAGAGGGTACAGTTACATTTCCAAATTGCATGCCATTGCTGAACTTGAACAAATAGAAAAGTGCGTTAATGAATTGATGATCAAACCAAATGATAGGCATTTTGCGGAGTCGGTAGTAAAGAAGTTGTCCATGGAATGGGAATTAAGAATTAAGgtaacttaaaaattgtaatgtgAACATTAAATTAGTGAAATTTATTCACATAATTCTCTTTAGGTTGTTCAAGAATCCATTAGAATCATTGAACCATTATTGTGCTTGAGAAGAGTGGCTCTTAATATAGGTAAGAGTCTTGTAGAAGAACAAGCACATGTAGCCGTTCCATTTTTCAACGCTTTATTAGGAGAAACTTGGCTGCTAAGTGCCAAAATTGCGAGATCCGCAGGAGtaagttttgtaaatttagttcattaacaacattaatagaaatttccaGGTTCATCAGCAAGCTTACACATATACATTAAAAGCGGAAGAATACGCTCCTCCCAGACTTTTCTTGGAAAAAGCAAAATTGCACTGGTTAAGAGAAGAACATGAAGATGCTCTCACTACATTAAAAAGAGGTTTGGAACTTTTGACACCTGAAGGGAGTATTACACAGTCAAATTTATCTGTTGAACaaaggtaattttatttaaaaaatataaaactattaaaaattattaaattgttgaattaatgtgtgtaatttaaaggaaaatataCGCCAAAGCTATGTTACTACAAGCTACCTACAATGATTCAATATCTAACGTGGACACCGAGATCAACgtacaatattacagacaATCTTACGACGCTTATAAAGAATGGGaaaaaaatttggtaattcaagcaaaaattgtaaactaCCCTCATATGcaatattcatttttcttaGGTATGTTTGGCGCAATATTACGATCGAATATTTCAATCCCATTCGGACGAGGAGCGAGACACTAAATGCGCCACAATACAACTccatatgattaattatttcttgaaaTCGTTGCAATACGGTACCGAATACATTTACCAATCGATGCCGAGGATCTTGTCGATTTGGTTCGACTTTGGTACGCGACTTTTGGACGTAACGTCGGCCAATGTAAGGGAGGAGCGCAAGAATATGCTATTTAAGATGACGAAGCTGATAGATGATGCGTTGAAGAAACTCCCTgcgtttatatttttgaccGCCTTTTCACAGATAACGTCTAGGATTTGTCATCCTCAAAAGGAGGTTCATCAAGAATTGAAGgcgattattataaaactactTCAACAATATCCACAGCAGTGTTTATGGATGATTATTTCCGTGGTAAAATCGAGTTATTCAATGAGATCGAAACGGTGCATGGAGATTCTGAGCGACCC from Aethina tumida isolate Nest 87 chromosome 1, icAetTumi1.1, whole genome shotgun sequence includes:
- the LOC109599912 gene encoding elongation factor 1-beta', with translation MAFGDLKTEKGVQELNSFLEDKSYISGYAPSQADIDTLNKLAKAPSAQNAHALRWYNHIKSFSAEELKQFGAAPACPLKAGGTTTAPAKDDDDDDVDLFGSDDEEESAEAAKLREERLKAYNEKKSKKPELIAKSSILLDVKPWDDETDMKELEKATRSVEMDGLIWGASKLVPVGYGINKLQIMCVIEDAKVSVDELVEKIQEFEDFVQSVDIAAFNKI
- the LOC109600235 gene encoding RNA polymerase II transcriptional coactivator; this encodes MPKKNKKEESSDSDSGPEDRGPAPKKPKPSSTSNKSGEDENSWDLGKNRFVKLSEFKGKWYVNIREFYDAGGELKPGKKGIMLTMEQWQKFKGYMGEIEDAIKRNV
- the LOC109600389 gene encoding serine/threonine-protein kinase ATR isoform X1 codes for the protein MQPIEVAIPAFSTWKMINETVPDLLKDCSEIGLKRLANIIQSKKYSNVFIYERDPTLSYDSYEDIITKYKSFTTWLLGQLVYMISCDKVSRIHELIVDTQLTILDNLSKTHLHVYNELADEYSKTLDLLVQTYRSEEGRDLEIFIPLVPGELSTKLNLSPKLIKIDNKTMALNIIEKLFKVFAYILKQNFEFFSFDSSTYRNLDNLAYLLSEDSSDIRVKIFQLYIDILEKSRSYHDDHNYTILNKINIFSSYFEQTVYEIFNNQNVEQISNFEHILITYFQLCSSCNSVLISNKSRLCSYIYMKSLNDFRSVPPEVVKSCVLAMKTPPFDTSNLEKVKEIVKLIVEQLNFNAFSLFKNLIAKNLLEILTKKRNPSFLNLYEECPFISNLQELLLRKIVFVTCRSNSCQIEKFFKFFIHVTNTLLEVKLLCLKKVNRCALMFFDEKRLFLPLINMIIQHFKNCSDKLDQKLYLRTLVNFSFVTSSVNLDIIVAIILYPHLKLATFHNDNQFPENFIGVADINEHKKCIKMLYAMLNKEDLDKSVALEFLNQFLVILSSGLVSNLNESQVVDIQRIYLNILNYLVQKNPQLVPLALEQLPIILSWFPNVDQVFSSVLPLLEHSEKVVKESAIKTLPGIICQSLSDYIKVLHWNAPEDRLVIRFHCRTCHIGDRNIQDFLEEHYQGIVEAVNFTRSRLDFNSNIPTVFKHILRHISTGPAELKIASLDTLPQLCQHVIMFHTSSSAKFWTETCGDTNREVRKKFTNIVFKTLKCAQDLRTLSEDIKKENFETLFAAVLRFTKKSLQFSDLDYQDTLLETIGEIARVKTEFVQQNCLKVLMYFIIVPTSKMSLIAMNKCFQLAKYHNETTKDMFVKYKRELCDIIAHLCCINQGLVNYNLSTSLGKVSVLFGFCGPKDFVSQCSSHLLPFLVAKVVTMPKVTKLIEEFSRLIDIETAELLASKYGNIFLHVFLHDKDNFDEISNYLERTTGLTGPSLRKRNFRVILNELLLNFYEKRERVLLALRLLSMEDTERTGNDIPDYLQSLFLGVLQYFDVKLLSKKDTVLLSLAELFKFMGPKHITPLKFKIIAMLQSGKYGSSPKLNCEVWSAFIHSCDVESLAPQLATIFVSILPYLDSCSESVNNIFRYLVVENERHTNEFIPDLFFVNNHNVDKNVLKKIKSHLKSLDELSLKEKIKLFLKYLKHETNEVRIRAMEHLKVFMEQNREELDQMILGYNGIDQVMVDLIDLLTLACREKDVALKLACGNVIAELGAVEPTHLPRRYARDSKSFNFFLHEDSFIRNTLNELIKALQTEKNTHSMDRFALAIQEILKVFEVSPDVNSSRNHVWKQFSESQQELMLPLLSSRYMMAQIENRDYNYPIYGSHVGMSFESWLHNWTYSMILNLTDEKKNLLLACMPSMKQDHRILIHFLPHILLHALLEGTVRFTENCIVEVQAVTNAFKNVQKLNENILNRRTLPLPGAEVVHQVITPEEVKQQQATKVVFLLLDFIDRWLREWDWLKGQSGSNDKSYLCLKNFQKKFCKLHLARCNYHSGEYPRALMYLEDYITTNPEQKDNHLSFLAEIYAQLDEPDGVAGVTALRQKEPSVEERILALEVSGKLADVAACYERMTPPLKLHHLQGLIQCYLDLDNVNTALNFAQGAIDLQPEFGNMLLEMQAEPMWRLGRYDELENFLKKPDLLANNSWGVKVGKALLHLKNESRDDFKKVLDEIKLQQVESLGATGNELGLYQRGYSYISKLHAIAELEQIEKCVNELMIKPNDRHFAESVVKKLSMEWELRIKVVQESIRIIEPLLCLRRVALNIGKSLVEEQAHVAVPFFNALLGETWLLSAKIARSAGVHQQAYTYTLKAEEYAPPRLFLEKAKLHWLREEHEDALTTLKRGLELLTPEGSITQSNLSVEQRKIYAKAMLLQATYNDSISNVDTEINVQYYRQSYDAYKEWEKNLVCLAQYYDRIFQSHSDEERDTKCATIQLHMINYFLKSLQYGTEYIYQSMPRILSIWFDFGTRLLDVTSANVREERKNMLFKMTKLIDDALKKLPAFIFLTAFSQITSRICHPQKEVHQELKAIIIKLLQQYPQQCLWMIISVVKSSYSMRSKRCMEILSDPGLRTNTMSKLVKDFTSLAEKLIELCNKEIAPDVHSTTVSQLLRALPRMLTKGDFSEIMIPTQKFRKLVLPNPDFKSSQHNPFPNIYVHIAGIEDEVQIMPSLQRPRRITFRGSDGRGYIYMLKPKDDLRKDFRLMEFNDIVNQLLSRDPESRQRRLNIRLYSVAPLNEECGLIEWVNNLVGLRPILINLYKQKGKLVRNKELNDLKCNLKDSLQKKRDVFLNVLLPKHPPVLGEWFRKTFPDAHNWFTARTAYIRTTAVMSIAGYILGLGDRHGENILLDSTCGDVVHVDFNCLFNKGESFEWPERVPFRLTQNMVSAMGPLGVEGVFRKSCACTLRVLRNNSHTLMSIVTPFVYDPLVSWPRNAGVNANATAERTNEQAVEHVKNIELRLQGVIKTKNRSFSIPLSVDGQTNNLINEAMSVDNLCQMYIGWGPYM
- the LOC109600389 gene encoding serine/threonine-protein kinase ATR isoform X2, whose product is MQPIEVAIPAFSTWKMINETVPDLLKDCSEIGLKRLANIIQSKKYSNVFIYERDPTLSYDSYEDIITKYKSFTTWLLGQLVYMISCDKVSRIHELIVDTQLTILDNLSKTHLHVYNELADEYSKTLDLLVQTYRSEEGRDLEIFIPLVPGELSTKLNLSPKLIKIDNKTMALNIIEKLFKVFAYILKQNFEFFSFDSSTYRNLDNLAYLLSEDSSDIRVKIFQLYIDILEKSRSYHDDHNYTILNKINIFSSYFEQTVYEIFNNQNVEQISNFEHILITYFQLCSSCNSVLISNKSRLCSYIYMKSLNDFRSVPPEVVKSCVLAMKTPPFDTSNLEKVKEIVKLIVEQLNFNAFSLFKNLIAKNLLEILTKKRNPSFLNLYEECPFISNLQELLLRKIVFVTCRSNSCQIEKFFKFFIHVTNTLLEVKLLCLKKVNRCALMFFDEKRLFLPLINMIIQHFKNCSDKLDQKLYLRTLVNFSFVTSSVNLDIIVAIILYPHLKLATFHNDNQFPENFIGVADINEHKKCIKMLYAMLNKEDLDKSVALEFLNQFLVILSSGLVSNLNESQVVDIQRIYLNILNYLVQKNPQLVPLALEQLPIILSWFPNVDQVFSSVLPLLEHSEKVVKESAIKTLPGIICQSLSDYIKVLHWNAPEDRLVIRFHCRTCHIGDRNIQDFLEEHYQGIVEAVNFTRSRLDFNSNIPTVFKHILRHISTGPAELKIASLDTLPQLCQHVIMFHTSSSAKFWTETCGDTNREVRKKFTNIVFKTLKCAQDLRTLSEDIKKENFETLFAAVLRFTKKSLQFSDLDYQDTLLETIGEIARVKTEFVQQNCLKVLMYFIIVPTSKMSLIAMNKCFQLAKYHNETTKDMFVKYKRELCDIIAHLCCINQGLVNYNLSTSLGKVSVLFGFCGPKDFVSQCSSHLLPFLVAKVVTMPKVTKLIEEFSRLIDIETAELLASKYGNIFLHVFLHDKDNFDEISNYLERTTGLTGPSLRKRNFRVILNELLLNFYEKRERVLLALRLLSMEDTERTGNDIPDYLQSLFLGVLQYFDVKLLSKKDTVLLSLAELFKFMGPKHITPLKFKIIAMLQSGKYGSSPKLNCEVWSAFIHSCDVESLAPQLATIFVSILPYLDSCSESVNNIFRYLVVENERHTNEFIPDLFFVNNHNVDKNVLKKIKSHLKSLDELSLKEKIKLFLKYLKHETNEVRIRAMEHLKVFMEQNREELDQMILGYNGIDQVMVDLIDLLTLACREKDVALKLACGNVIAELGAVEPTHLPRRYARDSKSFNFFLHEDSFIRNTLNELIKALQTEKNTHSMDRFALAIQEILKVFEVSPDVNSSRNHVWKQFSESQQELMLPLLSSRYMMAQIENRDYNYPIYGSHVGMSFESWLHNWTYSMILNLTDEKKNLLLACMPSMKQDHRILIHFLPHILLHALLEGTVRFTENCIVEVQAVTNAFKNVQKLNENILNRRTLPLPGAEVVHQVITPEEVKQQQATKVVFLLLDFIDRWLREWDWLKGQSGSNDKSYLCLKNFQKKFCKLHLARCNYHSGEYPRALMYLEDYITTNPEQKDNHLSFLAEIYAQLDEPDGVAGVTALRQKEPSVEERILALEVSGKLADVAACYERMTPPLKLHHLQGLIQCYLDLDNVNTALNFAQGAIDLQPEFGNMLLEMQAEPMWRLGRYDELENFLKKPDLLANNSWGVKVGKALLHLKNESRDDFKKVLDEIKLQQVESLGATGNELGLYQRGYSYISKLHAIAELEQIEKCVNELMIKPNDRHFAESVVKKLSMEWELRIKVVQESIRIIEPLLCLRRVALNIGKSLVEEQAHVAVPFFNALLGETWLLSAKIARSAGVHQQAYTYTLKAEEYAPPRLFLEKAKLHWLREEHEDALTTLKRGLELLTPEGSITQSNLSVEQRKIYAKAMLLQATYNDSISNVDTEINVQYYRQSYDAYKEWEKNLVCLAQYYDRIFQSHSDEERDTKCATIQLHMINYFLKSLQYGTEYIYQSMPRILSIWFDFGTRLLDVTSANVREERKNMLFKMTKLIDDALKKLPAFIFLTAFSQITSRICHPQKEVHQELKAIIIKLLQQYPQQCLWMIISVVKSSYSMRSKRCMEILSDPGLRTNTMSKLVKDFTSLAEKLIELCNKEIAPDVHSTTNVDKRRLQ